CGTAGCAATAACATTGACTGATCATTCACTAGAGCAGAACGGGATTAAAGGAAGGGCATTTGAATCACTAgtacatatatataatatttattcaatataGGCCCAAGCGAATATTATTTTACATAAGGTACTTCTTCAGGTTATTCCTTGAAATATATCTGTTGTTATTCCTGAATGTACTGCTATAACTAAAATCAGCCATACATGGGGAACACAAAAAGGAAGTCTACATTCTACACAACAAATTTCTATACATATCGGAATTCAGAAAACAGTGACTACTGAATCAGCAAAGAGCCATAAACAACTAAATACATCACGTAGCACATTCCTTTGCTCATTAAGAGCATATAAACTTATACCATGTTTTTCAAAACTTTGTCCAGGCCAACATCAGGAGGTATTGGCGGGATCACAGGCTGGCCTCTCTCAAAGAACAGCATGGGTGACTTTACAGGATCAAATTTTGAAGGAGCCCACCACCTAATATTACATAGCAAAATGCCACATAATTGTCAATGAAAAGAATTCCtgcatattataaaaattaccgGCACAAATAAGAGATCCAAAAGTCTATCAATAGTGATTCATAGAAAATAAACTCTAGCAGTAGTGGACATACATCCTACTGAGAACTTAGTGATAAATCCAAGTGATCCAGAGAAATCAAGAAAAGTATGCAAAGGATTAGATGCATTTATCAGAAAGATTAGACCAAAATCAATGACACCTCAGTCCCAAATTGGAAGCTCATTATGCCCGCATGACCTTTGAAACAACCATGGATTTAGAGATGCTGAAGACTAAATGCATTTGCTACCACCATATACAAGTGCATGTCACATCACAATTCACCAAATTGACAGCAGCAGTCCAGATCATTGTAAAAATAATAacagaaataataaaattaccaaTGTCCTGTGTTGAAGATTAGAATATCATGAAAGCTGGGAGCATTTGCCCATGTGCCTTCTGGAATGTCCATATCAACTCTATAACCCTCCTTATATCCAAGGGATTCCAATTCACCACCATTAACATTAGCTGACCAACTGCATTACTAACAAGCTCAAGTAAATTCAGATTGAATTCACAACTGTCTGGAATAAATGTGAACCAAATAATCAGTATGACTAAGAAGATAAATAGAACTGCATCACATTTGCAGCAATGTGTAAAATAGTCTAGGATGTGAACTAGATCCAAAACACCAACAAGACAAGAAGCAAATGACATACCACATCCAAGTCCATATATATGTAATCTAAAGACGTGCAACATCTCATGATGCATAAGAAAACTAAGTCCCATTGAAAGACTTGAGCAAATATACCGTAGCATCATGTATAGCTTACCTACCATAACGCGCTAAAAGATTTGTTCTATGGTATGCAATTGTCAGGTTGTACCGAAGAAACGTAAACCCACGATCAGCCCCAGCAGGACGCCACTTTTTCACTTCACTTGAAACCCGTTTCAGTGTGCAAAAAAGAGAGACAAACATATTCCTGTTCAAGGAATCTCCAACAAATCCTGCACTGCACAGCATTCATAAGGTCTACAAACACaacaaggagaaataccttgaTACGCAAGAAAAGAAATTCATCTCTTAGGTAATTGTTTTGGCATTTTGATATCCAAGCAGAAAAAACCTCTCAAATCACTCAGATCGAGTTTTTCAGATTTTTCCACCATTTCTCAGTAATCAAACAGAAACCCAGTTCAATAATAGCAATTAAACTGCAGACCAAACCAAAAAGTTACGGAAAGGAAGTACCAATGTTGGTATCTCTATTAGATTCCAAGAAGCGGACGGGATCGAACGGCGGAAGATCGCAGCCCTTAGGCTGCCACCGCCACTTGAGGATTTCTCTGGCATTGGATTTATTATTGGCAATACAATTCCATCCTTTAAATATCTCCTTGCAGGTGCTATCGTACCTCTCAGACCTCAAATTGGGGTCGTAGATCCAGGACCCTTGAGTGTAGTCGCAGGATCCGGATGGTGAGGTCGTGTCGGATACGAAGTTGGGTTTGAAATGGGAAGTTTGGCGGGAGAGCGAGGGTCTTCTGGAAAGAGAGAGAACGAAGAATATGGAAGCGAAGCAGAGGAGAGAGACCAACGGAAAGAGTGGTATTCTCTTTGTCTGTTCTCTGGTAGCCATGGCGGAGGCGGACTCGGAAGATGGGCGTATCCTTGCTTTTGCATCTTTTACCGTCaaaatgatttaaaataaagaattcaaattttttaattttagtttaattgcgTCAATTTTTATagtacaattttaattaatttataaatttttaaatttaataatttagttacaatattatatatattattattttatatatataaattaataattaaacgatttaaaaattttaatgttatattattttatattttaatctaaatatttaatttttaaattaattgatgtaatatttatatttaggtataattttattaactttttaaaaatttaaatgtaacaatttaataaagtaaatataatattttattattttttaaatataaaataattttacataaaaaataatattaatttatatttaattatagtgaaataatatatttaattttaaaaaaataataatctaatgattaaatatataattaaaattttggcaataaataaatattttattttgtatcaataattataaaaattttatattaaatattataattttaattattttatatatattattattattttaaattaaataatatatttactataaaatatttataattattactgtaaaataaaatttattttaattttaattttaaaaattagctaTACCTGAATATAAACATTAAATAAatctattcaaaatttaaagatttaaattaaaatataaaataatataaatattaattatttttcaatcaattgatcatttaaaaaaataataatacatgtgatatatcaattaaattattaaatttttatataaattatgaaattttaaaattttaaaattgcattaaaatataaaagtcaagataattaaattaaaataaaaaatttagattaaaatataaatacacttgtcgtttataaaattatatatatgattttaattttagttttttttttcaataaatatttttaaatcaaaaaattaatttttttcattttcaataataaaattaataaataattaaataattgcaaaatttttcattctaaatacaaaaataaaagataaaatattgacttacattattttttatttttccttattaaattaaattatatagtaaAGTTAAAAATGGtaaatttcatgtttctatTTAAAATTGTTATAAATCTGAAATAAACTGATATAACTTGAAATCTTAATAAATTGTAACTTTATTTAGCATGATGATAATAactgaaatatgaattttgttattttttaccaTGGCTCTATAGTTAAAATCCAATTTAACCTAGCTAAAAAGATTGTAAGCTTTTATTGCCCATTCCTATAATTTCAagatatttcaaataaatttattatcattCTAAAATCTAGGGTGAGTATTcggtcggtttgatttaaaattaaatcgaatcgaataaatcgaaaactaaaattttagtatttatgaaaatagaatcgaattgattttgatcaaaaattgaatcgaaccaaatcagtctattcagttcgattcagttcggtttgatcgatttcgatttttaataaattttttattttttataattttaaaatttaattaaaatattttaattttaatatgatttaatttctctatattattgaaaaaacatattattatcactaatcagttcggttcgattttttcgattttcttCTAATCAAAAtagaatcgaactgaaataactgaaatttttgaaattaaaaattgaatcaaaccgaaatgaataaaaaactaaaccaaatttttaaattaatttggtttgatcgattttttcTGTTAGAACCGAGTACTGTTCAATCCCACTAAAATCAATGttatttatttacataaatcactattatgagattttttaatttttaaaaaatttattatatttgtcacgattttaaaattatttaattaaaatatttttgtattttataaaaccaacttttaatccttaaaaataattaattatcttaaatatttatattatttattttatataattttaattatatatattatttaattttttaattttaaatatttaaattatttagtctctcaaccaaaataaaaatatgtttggctaatatttatttatggaAAAACTAAACAATTTTGATCTTATAGGttatataaatgtatttaatTGAGTGATTTTAAAATGATAACGTATTAAACAAATTTTTAGGTTTTATGAAAAGAATGGGGAAAATTTTGTGGGGGagggaaagaaaaatatttgtaGCGTAGAGGTTTGActcaatagaaaataaataacaggGATAGTTATTCTTATTATAACTCTCGGAatataaatttacaaaataaaagaaaataccgAGTGAATTAGCTTATAATCTCTCCGATGCTTTAGAGAGAATAGCCTACTTGTATATGAGATCATGAGCTCCTTATAATGCATGAAATAGAATTTGAATACTATTAGGAGTGTGTGAAATTATAGAACTATATCTAAGGTAGAATATGGATATTATATGAAATAAGATAATTAGATAAGAATAATATTCTAATATGATGATATTCTATTTTAGTTAGGGTTTTACTACTCTATTAAGAGAGTTATAGAGTATCTTAATTGTTAAAGTATTTTGGATcattggtgtaatacccggctagactccggtatcggaattcctaccgtccggtggaatttggatgtcgggaacctctagaagggtaaaatcatgtttttataaaatgttttcatgtttttaatgattttaagtatggttttacatgagttttacaagaaaagaacattggaggaaaacccaggttcagccgccgaaagtcaggttcggccgccgaacatgcatgcgttttggaggcacgttaggcccccgaaagcatgagtgagggaagtgcaggttcggccgccgaacctcatgttcggccgccgaacattgcatggatgcggaggcacattcggccaccgaacgtggtctggccagc
This region of Manihot esculenta cultivar AM560-2 chromosome 10, M.esculenta_v8, whole genome shotgun sequence genomic DNA includes:
- the LOC110624782 gene encoding protein trichome birefringence-like 13 isoform X2 produces the protein MATREQTKRIPLFPLVSLLCFASIFFVLSLSRRPSLSRQTSHFKPNFVSDTTSPSGSCDYTQGSWIYDPNLRSERYDSTCKEIFKGWNCIANNKSNAREILKWRWQPKGCDLPPFDPVRFLESNRDTNIGFVGDSLNRNMFVSLFCTLKRVSSEVKKWRPAGADRGFTFLRYNLTIAYHRTNLLARYGSWSANVNGGELESLGYKEGYRVDMDIPEGTWANAPSFHDILIFNTGHWWWAPSKFDPVKSPMLFFERGQPVIPPIPPDVGLDKVLKNMILFVEKNMRPGGLKFFRTQSPRHFEGGDWDQGGSCPRLHPLLPEQIHQSLSG
- the LOC110624782 gene encoding protein trichome birefringence-like 13 isoform X1, which gives rise to MATREQTKRIPLFPLVSLLCFASIFFVLSLSRRPSLSRQTSHFKPNFVSDTTSPSGSCDYTQGSWIYDPNLRSERYDSTCKEIFKGWNCIANNKSNAREILKWRWQPKGCDLPPFDPVRFLESNRDTNIGFVGDSLNRNMFVSLFCTLKRVSSEVKKWRPAGADRGFTFLRYNLTIAYHRTNLLARYGSWSANVNGGELESLGYKEGYRVDMDIPEGTWANAPSFHDILIFNTGHWWWAPSKFDPVKSPMLFFERGQPVIPPIPPDVGLDKVLKNMILFVEKNMRPGGLKFFRTQSPRHFEGGDWDQGGSCPRLHPLLPEQVEELFSIKNNGTNVESRLVNQHLVKALEGSNFHIVDITHMSEFRADAHPSTAGGKRHDDCMHWCLPGITDTWNDLFIMHLNGIKVRT